A single genomic interval of Cucumis sativus cultivar 9930 chromosome 5, Cucumber_9930_V3, whole genome shotgun sequence harbors:
- the LOC101217138 gene encoding trafficking protein particle complex subunit 1 has protein sequence MQFFGGSEISPSPPVPTATGNNVHMMYIFNRNGVCLFYREWNRPLRTLNPQQDHKLMFGLLFSLKSFTAKMDPTSADKGNLGVPQLPGQGCSFHSFRTNTYKLSFTETPSGIKIILVTHPRTGDLRDPLKYIYNLYVEYVVKNPIYSPGTPIRCELFNTSLDQYVRTIL, from the exons ATGCAGTTCTTTGGTGGGTCAGAAATTAGTCCTTCGCCTCCGGTACCAACAGCAACTGGAAACAATGTTCATATGATGTATATTTTCAATAGGAATGGAGTTTGCTTGTTCTATAGGGAGTGGAATCGGCCTCTCCGGACATTGAATCCCCAGCAAGACCACAAACTTATGTTTGGTTTGCTCTTCTCCCTTAAATCCTTTACTGCCAAGATGGACCCAACCAG TGCTGACAAAGGAAATCTTGGCGTGCCTCAGTTACCTGGCCAAGGTTGTTCGTTTCACAGTTTTCGTACTAATACCTACAAGCTCAGTTTTACTGAAACTCCATCAGGGATAAAG aTTATTCTGGTTACCCATCCTAGAACCGGTGATCTGAGGGACCCGTTGAAGTACATCTACAACTTGTATGTTGAATATGTAGTGAAAAATCCAATCTACAGTCCAGGAACTCCAATCAG GTGTGAGCTATTCAATACAAGTCTTGACCAATATGTAAGAACTATATTGTAG
- the LOC101216899 gene encoding 60S ribosomal protein L9, which produces MKTILSSETMDIPDGVKIKVNAKIIEVEGPRGKLVRNFKHLNLDFQLITDEATGKKKLKIDAWFGSRKTSAAIRTALSHVENLITGVTKGYRYKMRFVYAHFPINASITNTNKSIEIRNFLGEKKVRKVDMLDGVSIIRSEKVKDELVLDGNDIELVSRSAALINQKCHVKNKDIRKFLDGIYVSEKGTVVEEE; this is translated from the exons ATGAAGACGATCCTTTCATCTGAAACTATGGATATCCCCGACGGGGTCAAAATCAAAGTTAACGCGAAAATCATTGAGGTCGAAGGCCCTCGAGGTAAACTCGTTCGTAATTTTAAGCATCTGAATCTCGATTTCCAGTTGATCACTGACGAGGCTACCGGAAAGAAGAAGCTGAAGATTGATGCATGGTTTGGCTCCAGGAAGACTTCCGCTGCCATTCGCACTGCTCTTAGCCATGTTGAGAATCTCATCACCGGTGTCACCAAGGGCTACAGGTACAAGATGCGATTTGTTTACGCTCACTTTCCCATTAATGCTAGCATCACCAACACCAACAAATCCATCGAGATCCGTAACTTTCTTGGCGAGAAGAAG GTGCGTAAAGTAGATATGCTTGATGGAGTATCTATTATTCGATCTGAGAAAGTCAAGGATGAGTTAGTCTTGGATGGTAACGATATTGAACTTGTATCTCGATCTGCTGCCTTGATTAACCAG AAATGCCATGTGAAGAACAAAGATATCAGGAAGTTTCTTGATGGTATTTATGTTAGCGAAAAGGGAACCGTCGTTGAAGAAGAGTGA
- the LOC101216181 gene encoding probable WRKY transcription factor 27 produces MAAGNDDWDLSAVVRSCNSAGSATDPTSAAAEESALSCLASLTFDDDPNDVAFSFSDIFQPKQPNGFHELHQAFISFLPNPSTTATTVTTVPAAEPEIPYLTTPPTNRHFRQVMKPIRPNPHPHPVALHHHHRQPPFSPDLPNSPMTHSLIPKSRKRQNQQKRRVCHVTADNLSTDMWAWRKYGQKPIKGSPYPRNYYRCSSSKGCGARKQVERSNDDPETFTITYTGDHSHPRPTHRNSLAGSSRNRSSSSSSSSRHPTMGDSDPPMMTASVLLPSSSSPAASPITPLNDYDSTIGEKDGEMFEDMPIDSDDEDDDDDILIPNLTVRDEIYVGFDGVGRGRSS; encoded by the exons ATGGCTGCCGGAAACGACGATTGGGATCTTTCCGCCGTCGTCCGGAGTTGCAATTCAGCTGGTTCCGCTACTGACCCAACATCCGCCGCGGCGGAAGAATCTGCGTTGTCTTGTCTAGCTTCTTTAACGTTCGACGACGATCCAAACGACGTCGCATTCTCCTTTTCCGATATCTTTCAACCAAAACAGCCAAACGGCTTCCATGAGTTACACCAAGCCTTCATCTCTTTTCTCCCTAACCCCTCCACCACCGCCACCACCGTCACAACCGTACCTGCTGCTGAGCCCGAAATCCCTTACTTAACAACCCCCCCGACGAATCGCCATTTCCGTCAGGTAATGAAACCCATTCGGCCAAACCCACACCCACATCCTGTGGCGCTGCACCACCACCACCGGCAACCGCCGTTTTCGCCGGACCTCCCTAATTCGCCAATGACGCATTCTCTCATACCTAAATCGAGAAAAAGGCAA AACCAACAGAAGAGAAGGGTATGCCATGTTACTGCAGATAACCTCTCGACGGACATGTGGGCTTGGCGTAAATATGGGCAAAAGCCCATTAAAGGATCTCCGTATCCAAg AAACTATTACCGTTGCAGCAGCTCAAAAGGGTGTGGAGCAAGAAAGCAAGTTGAACGCAGCAACGACGATCCCGAAACTTTCACCATCACATACACCGGCGATCACTCTCATCCCCGTCCAACTCACCGTAATTCCCTCGCCGGAAGTTCCCGCAACAggtcctcctcctcctcctcctcctcccgACACCCCACCATGGGTGATTCCGATCCCCCGATGATGACCGCCTCCGTTCTCCTACCCTCCTCCTCTTCCCCTGCAGCTTCTCCCATCACACCGCTGAACGACTACGATTCCACCATCGGCGAGAAAGATGGAGAGATGTTTGAAGATATGCCGATTGATAGTGACGATGAAGACGATGATGACGATATTCTGATCCCGAACCTGACGGTGAGAGATGAAATCTATGTTGGGTTTGATGGGGTTGGGAGGGGACGGTCATCGTAA